A genomic region of Lysinibacillus sp. 2017 contains the following coding sequences:
- a CDS encoding PH domain-containing protein, whose translation MVFKSKIDRWMSVIFILLPIVMLYAVITEPDIATIIMTVLIIILLAVLVFGTKYVIDSDELIIYGGIYKKRIKIAQITSLRPTKNPLSAPAMSLDRIEILFDPHSQMTLVSPKDKEMFVKKLLDVNPDIKLVK comes from the coding sequence TTGGTTTTCAAATCAAAAATAGATCGTTGGATGTCGGTTATTTTCATCCTTTTACCAATCGTCATGCTTTACGCTGTCATAACGGAGCCTGATATTGCGACGATTATTATGACTGTACTTATTATCATTTTATTAGCGGTGCTTGTTTTCGGAACAAAATATGTCATCGACAGCGATGAACTTATTATTTATGGTGGTATTTATAAAAAGCGCATCAAAATCGCACAGATTACAAGTTTACGTCCAACGAAAAATCCACTTTCCGCGCCAGCGATGTCACTCGATCGTATCGAAATACTATTTGATCCACATTCACAAATGACGCTCGTTTCACCGAAGGATAAAGAAATGTTTGTTAAGAAGCTGCTCGATGTGAATCCGGATATAAAGTTAGTTAAATAA